AAAAGGTCCTCCAACAGAAGGAGAAAAAATCAACTTCGGTCCGGCTGGCCATTGATCAGCTTCAACTCCCGATAACAGGTAAATGGCTTCCGGCTTCTGTTCGGGAAAAGAATAGTTGCCATTTTCATCTTTTGGAACCGTTGTTACTTGCATTCCAGCCGACAGAAGTGCCTGTTCGATAAACGAATTAACCTCACCCACTAAATAAATCGATGACGATAGCTGTTTCGGTAACAAAGCATACATGACATTATCCAACGAATAGGCATCATCATCTGTTTTCACCTGGTAATAATCATGAACAGGTAAATTATTAAGGCTAATCGTTTGCTGTTCGTTTGCCGGAATATTTTCCGTTAACTGCTCCAATGCATTTCCATCATTACTGACCGACAGTGTAACATCAGCAGCTTCTGACGATTGATTTTTCACGGTAACAATCGCAGCGACTTGATTACCGGTTTGTTTAACACCAAACGCTTGGATAGATATATTTTTTTGTGATACTTGACTATTATGTACAATGATTGGATTAGAAAATTTCTGACCAGATAGGCTATCCTTGTCCAGATTGTCCGTAAATATATGCACCTCGCCTGTCTCCTGTTGGATCAACGACTGTGCCAATTGCACACTATCACTAAGGTTCTCATGCTGGTAGGTCAGCTGTAAGTCTTCTATTTTATCAAGGACAGCCGCATGATTTGTCTGATTGGAAGCAAGCAGGACAGGGTCTTTTTTGGCATGAATCACACTAACTTTATGACCGTTTCCCAACTGGTCAATTATCTCCTGTGCCTGTTGTTTTGCTTCAGCGAACCTCGTCTTACCACTTTGTTCGGCCATCATTGTTGCCGATGAATCAAAGACGATAACCAGATGATCTCCGCTTACTTCCTCACCAACAAAATATGGACGAGTCAACGCAAAAATCAGAAACAACAGGATAAGGAGCTGCAGAAGTAATAATAAATTCTTCTGAAGTTTGCTCCACCAGCGATCCGACTCCCATTCCTGGAGGGTGCGTTCCCATAGATAAATAGACGAAATGGTTTGCTTATCATATTGCTTTTTAAAGAAATAGAATACAAGTAATACTGGAATAGTACTTAAAAACCAGAAAGAAATCGGTGCCAGAAACCCCATACCTTCACCTCCCGATCCAGCCTTTACGCATTATTGACGAAAAAATCGTTTCTTCCAAGCTAGTAGAAGTAGGACAGATAATTAACTCCATTCCCCGCCGGTGACAGAACGATTTGATTTTGTCTGTATGGTTTTCAAATAATTGCTTGTAGTTATCAATAACTTTAGGAGACATCGATACTTCACGCCGTCCAGTTGTCTCGATATCAACAAGTTGCAGGTCACCTATGTAGTCAGGGTCAACTTCCTCCGGCAACACAACTTGAATAAGCAATACTTGCTGGTGTCGTGCCTGCATCTTTTTAATTGCCGAAAACAAGTTGGCAGGATCATCCAGGAAATCGCTGATTATAACATTAAGACTTCCCTTTCTTCCTTGGTTTGACTTCTTGACCAGATGCTGACCAAATCGTTCTTCCCCATTCGCTACGGAAACTTCGTCAATAAAATGGATGACTTTATTCGTCATTGCCTTTCCCTTTGTATACGGGTAAATGCCAGAGGGGGAAGCAACTGGAATAAAGCTTAACCGGTCTGAATTTGCTAAGGTTAAAAATGTGAATGATGCAGCAAGTTGCTTTGCCCTATCCCACTTTTCATTCGTAACGCCCATTGATTTCGTACAATCCAAATAGATGGAGACCGAAAGCTCCTGTTCATCCAAAAAGCGTTTAACATAATATTTCTGTGTTCTCGCATATGTATTCCAATCAATCTGCCTCAGGTCATCCCCAGGATTATACAGACGATAATCGGAAAATTCCAAGGAGGTTCCCTGTCGCTGTGACCGCCGCTCACCCTTATGACCTCCCCGAACAATGCGCTTGGAGGTAAGTTTAAAATTAGCAAGACGTTTGGACAGGACTGGCGGTAGAAGCGTAGTCATCGGCTCACGACCTTTCTTCTACATTCTTAAGCAATTCTGTGATTAACTGATCCTTATCGACCTGTTCAGCTTCCCCTTCAAAATTTAAAAACAAGCGATGACGAAGCACCGAATAAGCTACCTTTTTTATGTCTCCCATTGATACATTGTAACGTCCATCAAATAATGCCCGAACTTTCGCAATGGCGATTAAACTCTGCAGTCCTCTCGGTCCAGAACCGTAATGGACATAATTTTTCACACCACCTGTTGCATACTCATTATCCGCATGCGTCGCCATCGTTACATTAACGGCATAATCCAATACATTATCTGCTACCAGCAAGTGCTTAGCCATTTGCTGGACATGAACAACGTAGGATGCATCAACAAGTTTTTCCAGACCTTGAACACTCGATCCGGTCGTCCTTACTGCGATTTCCTTTAGTTCTTCACGTGTTGGATAGGCGACATCAATTTTCATGATAAACCGATCCATTTGTGCTTCCGGCAACGGATATGTCCCTTCCAATTCAATCGGGTTTTGGGTAGCAAGCACAAAAAATGGCTCCGGCAATGTATGCCTTTCTCCCATTACCGTAACGGTTTTCTCCCCCATCGCTTCAAGCAACGCACTTTGGGTTTTCGGCGTCGCACGGTTAATTTCATCCGCCAAAATAATATTAGAAAAAAGTGGACCCTGATGAAAAACGAATGACTGCCCTCCTTGTTCATTTGGCTGGATCATGTTTGTTCCCGTAATATCTGTTGGCATCAAATCCGGGGTGAACTGTACACGTGAAAACTGCAGGTCCATAACTTCGGAAATTTTACGAACTAGCATTGTTTTCCCAAGACCAGGCAGCCCTTCCAGTAAGACATGTCCCTCAGCAAATATTCCCCAGAGAAGCTGCTCGACAACATCACTTTGTCCAACGATGAAGCGACTAATTTCTGATTTCACTGCTTCAATCCGTTCCTTTACTTCCATCAACTCTTGTTCATTTACTGCTTCCATACTAATTCGCTCCCTCCGCTGGCTTTATATCGGAAAAGTAATCCTTGATTATTTCCTGTAAATGGTCCGGATAATCGTTTCGTTCCAAGCTCTCACGGTAGGTATTTTCATAGTGCTGGTAAACCTCACCATATGAACGCACTTCCCCAGGCACAATTGGTGCGTTTGGAGCGATTTGTTGTTCACTTGGCCCCGAACCCAATTCACCTGTATCTACTTCCCGGTTCTGTTTACCATCCAGTTTTTCGGGAACAGTTAGGTTATGGTTGCCGGCACCGAGACCTGCACCATTACCACCACTACCAGACCCACTGCCTGAACCTGAACCGCTCCCACTTCCAGAGCCCGAGCCACTGCCCGATCCTGAACCGCTTCCAGACCCTGATCCACTACCCGAACCGGTGCCACTCCCGTTTCCGGACCCTGAGCCACTACCAGAGCCAGACTTCCCTTGTTGACCGCTTTGACCTGATGGACCACTAGTTCCTGACGTGCTGCCTGATGATGATGGACCACTTGAAAATGCCAGTGAACCCGGTGTACCAAGTCCGGCAGCTGCCATTTGCTGGTTCATATTTTTGGCAAGTTGTTGTAAATCCTTCTGTGCTGCTGCTAGCTTCGATTCATTTCCGGCAGATTTTGCAAGGTCCTTCAGTTGTTTTTCCATCTTAGACATTAAATGTTCAAGCTGTTCCTTGGATAACTCCCCTTTAGGCAGTGCTTCACTATCCATTCCCATTGAGTTGGCTGCTGACTTTAGCTTTTTCTGTAAGGCCTTTAATTCTTCCTCACTCAAATCGTTCAGTTGCTCCTTCAGCATTGCCATTTGCTTTTCCATTTGTTTTGGATTCATTTGATTGATAGCCTTTGCCAGGCTGTTTAGTCCTTTTGACTGTAAGTGTTTTGCCAGCTTATTTAATTGCTTTTGGCTGTTTTCGGATTGCTCCTTCAGTTCATTCAGCTGCTTTTCCGCCCGCAGCAAATCCTCTTTCATTTCCCCAGCTTTCTTTTCCTGTTTTACTTCTTCAAGAAGCTTATCCAGCTTTTCGTCTGCTTCTTTCCCTGCTTTTTCTTTATGTTTTTCAGTGAACTGTTCAACCTTTTCTTTGTTCTCTTTTATAATTTCCTGTTCTTCTTCCTTGTCCTTCGCAGCTTCCATTGCATCATTTGGAAAAAGAATTCCAAGATACGCAACCAGCAGCAGACTGGAGAAAATAGCTAATTTCCTCCATTGAAACCAGTTGACCTTTTCCTGCTTAATATCCGGTAATACCTGCTTCATTTTTTTCAGGGTGTCTTTTCGTTGCAATTCGGCAATATCCGATGTCTCATCCTTAAAATGAAAAGAAGTTGTTACACGGTCATCCAAGCCCTGTTGATCAAATTTCCTGGCTGCCTCAAGATTGGTTGGTTTTTTCCAAAAAAAGTAAACGAGAAAACCAACAATAACCAGAACAATTGTTATTGCAATTTTAATGTCTACATAAGGAATGATTATAAACCGGCTGGCCACTGCCCACAGCAACGTAATCCCCGCACACGTTAGAAGGAAGGTATACAAGGTATGAACTGCAACTTGTAACCTTAGTTTTCTTTTCACTTCTTTCAGCAACCGAAAAAACTGATCCATAGATTACCCCTTCTTCATTTTCTTTGACTTAATTCTAGTACTGGGCCGCAGACGTCTAACTGCAATTAGTAAGATAACCAACGTAATTGTGGAATAAGCAAGCGTAAATCCTGTCCAAAGCGGCAAGTCAATACCCAGTTGCCGAAATTGATACATAAACAGATTCATATCAAACGATGAGAGCATCGCGACTGCAGGATTAAATATCAGAACCAGGTATGGCAAAATGTTGTTATTCGTTTGTCCAGTTCCCACAGGTCCTTGCGAAAATCCAAGGATTAAGCGCATCATGATAAAAAACAGAATCAGTGTACCTATAACTAAGAACAGCATCACTCCATACGTGGTAATAGTAGATACGATTGTTTTCTTCATAATCGTCGAAAACATGATTCCTATACTTCCTAATGCCAGCATTGTCAATAACTGATAGCCAAACATTGTAAGTACCATTTGCGGTGACACACCACCATACAGGAAAACAATACTGTATAACGGTAAAGATGCGATTAACATTAATGTCAGGAATAATATTGAAGAAAACAGCTTGCTCAAGATAATCGATGTTGATGACTGTTGAGTTGTCAGCATAATATTCAGGGTCTGCTTTTCCCTCTCTCCACTGATCGATCCTGCTGTCAGTCCAGGCGTAATAAAAATGATTAAACCAAGCTGACCCATCGAAAGCAGCATAAATAAATTTTTACTATCTGCAGCTGTAAAACTATCACGAGTAAACTGTGTTTCGGTGTAGATGAACGCCAGGCAAACCGCCCCACATATAGCCAAGAATAAAAAGATACCTACAAAATTTTTGAATGATCGAAACCTTAATCTAATCTCTTTATTTAAGACAGGGTTGATGAATAATCCTTGTAATCGACTCATCTACTCACCTCCCTTGGTAATTTCCATAAAGATGTCTTCCAAATTCGTTTGTTTTTGTGAAAGCGTTAAGATAGGTAATCCACTGTTTACGGCTTTTTTCAATAATGCCACTTGCTCATCGTCCGTTCCCTGATACGATAGCTGTAATAGTTGAGTATCTTGTTCACTCCGGTCAATCTCAAGCACATTAGGGTCATCCTCAAAAAACGAGATTGCCTGCTCTACATTTTCATTTACTGTTACTAACAATACTTTTTGTGCTTGCAGCTGGTTTTCAATCTGGCCGACATTCCCATGTGCA
The genomic region above belongs to Virgibacillus doumboii and contains:
- a CDS encoding ABC transporter permease, yielding MSRLQGLFINPVLNKEIRLRFRSFKNFVGIFLFLAICGAVCLAFIYTETQFTRDSFTAADSKNLFMLLSMGQLGLIIFITPGLTAGSISGEREKQTLNIMLTTQQSSTSIILSKLFSSILFLTLMLIASLPLYSIVFLYGGVSPQMVLTMFGYQLLTMLALGSIGIMFSTIMKKTIVSTITTYGVMLFLVIGTLILFFIMMRLILGFSQGPVGTGQTNNNILPYLVLIFNPAVAMLSSFDMNLFMYQFRQLGIDLPLWTGFTLAYSTITLVILLIAVRRLRPSTRIKSKKMKKG
- a CDS encoding AAA family ATPase is translated as MEAVNEQELMEVKERIEAVKSEISRFIVGQSDVVEQLLWGIFAEGHVLLEGLPGLGKTMLVRKISEVMDLQFSRVQFTPDLMPTDITGTNMIQPNEQGGQSFVFHQGPLFSNIILADEINRATPKTQSALLEAMGEKTVTVMGERHTLPEPFFVLATQNPIELEGTYPLPEAQMDRFIMKIDVAYPTREELKEIAVRTTGSSVQGLEKLVDASYVVHVQQMAKHLLVADNVLDYAVNVTMATHADNEYATGGVKNYVHYGSGPRGLQSLIAIAKVRALFDGRYNVSMGDIKKVAYSVLRHRLFLNFEGEAEQVDKDQLITELLKNVEERS
- a CDS encoding vWA domain-containing protein, producing the protein MGFLAPISFWFLSTIPVLLVFYFFKKQYDKQTISSIYLWERTLQEWESDRWWSKLQKNLLLLLQLLILLFLIFALTRPYFVGEEVSGDHLVIVFDSSATMMAEQSGKTRFAEAKQQAQEIIDQLGNGHKVSVIHAKKDPVLLASNQTNHAAVLDKIEDLQLTYQHENLSDSVQLAQSLIQQETGEVHIFTDNLDKDSLSGQKFSNPIIVHNSQVSQKNISIQAFGVKQTGNQVAAIVTVKNQSSEAADVTLSVSNDGNALEQLTENIPANEQQTISLNNLPVHDYYQVKTDDDAYSLDNVMYALLPKQLSSSIYLVGEVNSFIEQALLSAGMQVTTVPKDENGNYSFPEQKPEAIYLLSGVEADQWPAGPKLIFSPSVGGPFDVEEKIELNYGLKQVMDDPILSYSNVSNVYLGQAYPIGNWNDLQPLVQSRDQVIIGKGTYEKAPMILFAFDLNDSDWPLQPGFPIMLANSIEELAGSGESLGYYKPLETATINLSTVTEEAVIERLDGENVKEISFSQPELTMPSKPGIYQLHEKSASGSLFSYFVVQLDNEERTIKSAKSFSVDVEGQEERSAQLSKQEIWRIFASIALILLFIEWEVYRRGISSR
- a CDS encoding DUF58 domain-containing protein; translated protein: MTTLLPPVLSKRLANFKLTSKRIVRGGHKGERRSQRQGTSLEFSDYRLYNPGDDLRQIDWNTYARTQKYYVKRFLDEQELSVSIYLDCTKSMGVTNEKWDRAKQLAASFTFLTLANSDRLSFIPVASPSGIYPYTKGKAMTNKVIHFIDEVSVANGEERFGQHLVKKSNQGRKGSLNVIISDFLDDPANLFSAIKKMQARHQQVLLIQVVLPEEVDPDYIGDLQLVDIETTGRREVSMSPKVIDNYKQLFENHTDKIKSFCHRRGMELIICPTSTSLEETIFSSIMRKGWIGR